From Phycisphaerae bacterium:
CGCATTTCGCCGGTCGCGGCGCGCTCGACGAGGCCATCGAGCAGATCAAGATTCACTCGCGCCGACTGGCCAAGCAGCAGCGCACGTGGCTGAAGCGGATGACGGGTGTGCAGTGGCTCGCAGCCGATGGGGTGGACGACACGGCGGAGCTGGCGGACGAGCTTATGCAGCGCTTGGAATGAGCGCCTCCGACCGCGTCACAGGCCGGCGAACAATGCCTCGACGAACGCCTCAGGGTCGAAGGGCTCGATCGCGTCGATCGTCTCGCCCAGCCCGACGAATTTGACCGGGATGTCGAGCTGGTCGCGGATGCCGACGACGATCCCGCCCTTGGCTGAGCCGTCCAGCTTTGCCAGGAACAGGCCGCTGACCTGCACCGACTGCGAGAAGATCTTCGCCTGGTTAATCGCGTTCTGGCCGATGGTCGCGTCGAGCACGAGCAGCACTTCGTGCGGCGCCTCGGGGATGCGCTTCTGCACCACGCGCTGAATCTTGCTCAGCTCGCGCATCAGGTGCTCCTGGGTGTGCAGGCGCCCCGCCGTGTCGACGAGGAGCACGTCCACGTGGCGGGCGATCGCCGCTTCGCAGGCGTCGAAGGCGACCGCGGCGGGGTCGCTGTTGGGGTTGTGCTTCACGATGTCCACGCCGACGCGCTGGGCCCAGATCACGAGCTGGTCGATGGCGGCCGCGCGGAACGTATCGCAGGCCCCCAGCAGCACGGACTTGCCCTGTTGGCGCAGGTAGTACGCGAGCTTGGCGACGCTGGTCGTCTTGCCCGAGCCGTTGATGCCGACGACGAAAATGACCGTCGGCGGCGCGGCGGCGAAATGCACAGCGCGCTCGCCGGCGCTCCAGGTGTCGGCGATTCGCTTTTTCATGAAGGGCAGGATCTCCTGCGCCTCGCCAATCTGGCCGGCTTTCCACGCCCCGCGGACCTCGTTCACGAGGCTGACCACGGCCCGCGGACCCATGTCGCCCGCCAGCATCGCGTCCGTGAGCTGATCGAGCAGGTCATCGTCGATCTTGCGCCCGCTGGGCAGCAGCCCGCGCAGACCGGTGACCAGCTTGTCACGCGTCTTCGTCAAACCCCGTTTCAATGCGTCGAACAAACCCATGATAAATCTCTTATGCCGGCTATTTCGGCGGGCTGGGCTCGACCGGCTCGGATGCGGCCGCGAGCCCGCGCCGCACGTGGTCCAGCACGCCGTTCACGAAGGCGGGCGACTCGGCGCCGCCGAACCGCCGGGCCAGCTCGATGGCCTCGTTGATCACGATTGCCGGTGGCGTCTTCGGGCATTCGAGCAGCTCGTAGAGCCCCAGGCGCAGGATGTTCCGGTCGACGGGCTGCATGCGCTCGATTGACCAGTCGGGCACGTACTGCCTGAGGTACTGATCGCAGGTTTCCCGGGCGTGCCAGGTGCCGGTGGCGCGGACGCGGGCCAGCTCCAGCAGCTTAGGGCGCGGGCCGCGTTTCCAGCCCAGGTCGGCGTAGTTCAGCCGATCGCGCAGGAACGCGTCAAGCGATTCCGCGAAACAGTCCCCCAGCGCATCAAAGAGACACAGCGCCTGCAGCGCCAGGATGCGAGCCTGCGACCGTTCATCGAGGGGCATGTTGGCAACCGGACCCGGGACGACGCTCCGTTCTACTTCTTTTCGATCAGGACCAGCAGGTTGGCCATCTCGATTGCGGCCCGCGCCGCGTCCGCTCCCTTGTTTCCCGTCTTCGCCCCGGCCCGGTCGATAGCCTGTTCCAGCGCGTCCGCCGTCACGACGCCAAACGTCACCGGCACGCCCGTGGCCAGCGACACCTGCGCAATCCCCTTCGCGACTTCCGCCGCCACGTATTCGAAGTGCGGCGTCTGCCCGCGGATGACGCAACCGAGGCAGATGACGGCCGCATAGGATCCCGTGGCGGCCAGTTTCTGCGCGGCCAGCGGGATTTCCCACGAGCCGGGCACCCAAACCTGCGTGATCTGCTCCGGGTTCGCCCCGTGCCGCGTCAGCTCATCGATCGCGCCCTCGAGCAGCCGCGAGGTGATGAATTCGTTGAAGCGCGCCACGACCAGCCCAAAGCGAAACGGGGCGGCGTCCAGCTTGGCGGAAATCACTTCGGTCATTGGAGTACCCTACTCTCCTGATTCGGATTCAAAAGGGGCAGTGTACCGCTGCCGCCGGACGCAGGCAAATGGCGACCCTCTTCCCGGTCGGGCCGGCGGCCGCTACGCTTGGCTTCGATGCAGATCCGCATGTGCAACGGCGCCAGTCCGTCTGATGTCGAGCGTCGCGCCCGGCGCCTCAGGTGCTGGAGCGCCTTGGGACTGTCGGCCCTCAGCCTCGTGATGATCCTCGGATTGCCTTTGGGTTGGATGTGGTTCTGTGGGTGGGCCGACCGCGCTGCGCTGGCGCAGTTGCAGTCGCACGATCCGGCGGTTCGCCGCCAGGGGGCGCAGCTTGCCGCCCGCGCCGAGGCGCCGGCGGCCTGGCGCTGCATGGCCGCGTTGCTGTCCGCCGGCGGCGCTGAATCGGGGTCGGCGCCGTCCGAGCCCGACCCGGGTGTGCGTGAAGCGTACGTGTATGCGCTGGGGCGGAGCGGTGTGGCCGGGTATTTCCCGGTGATTGCCGGCGTGATCCGCACCGACGCCCATCCGTATGTGCGGCAGACGGCCTGGCTGGCTGCGGCGCGGCTGGATCCGGAGCGCTTTCGCGCGCTGGCGGCAGCGCTGCCTCCGGGGGATGAGCCCGCGGACCGCATCGGCCGCGGCGCGGCCTGGGTGGAATTGGGGGACCCGCGCGGGGCGCCGGACCTGCTGCGGTGGGCGGTGGAAGGCGATGCGCAGCAGCGCAAGACGGCTTCGCTGGCTCTGTCGCGCGGAGTGGCTCCGCTGCTGGAGGCGGTAGGGCGCTGGCCCCGGTCGCAGCGCGTTGCCGAAGAGGAGCCGTGGAGTTTGGAACTGGTGGCGGAGGTCGCGCGCCGGTGTGCCGGGCTCGATCTGGCGGCGCTGGCGGATGACACCCGGCCGCACGTGCGGCGGGCCGCGCTGGTGCGGCGGAACGTCAGCCGGTTGAACGCCGCCCGGGCCCGGCTGACGCGGCTGCTGTGGACGCAGTGAGGGCGGCGTGGCGCGCCGGCATGGCTAAGGGTGGACGAGGCGCCTACAATCCAGGCTCCGCCCGATGGACCAGCGCGGTCGCGGACGGGGCCTCGCACCCGTGGCGTACGCAGGCCGGCGGGTGGCGAGCGGATGAAATTACATGCGTGGGGCGCCGGCGCGGTGCCCCGTCCATCCAGAAGGAAGGTGGTTGAAATGGCGCTTTCGAAGGCAATGAACGCGAAGCTCAATGAGCAGATCACGAACGAGTTCTACGCGTCGCAGTTGTACTTGGCGATCGCGTGTATGTTCGACGATTTGAGCCTGAAGATGCTGGCCAAGCTGTATCGCAAGCAGACCGAGGAAGAGCGCGAGCACGCGCTGAAGATCCTCGATTACATCCTGTCCGTGGGCGGCAAGGTCAAGTTGCAGGCGATTGCGGAGCCGACGGCGAAGTTCGCCAACGTGCAGGCGGCAATCGGGGCGGCGCTGGAGCACGAGCTGAAGGTGACCGACCAGATTCACGCGCTGGTGGCGCTGGCCGAAAAGGACAAGGACTACGCGACGCAGAGCTTCCTGCGCTGGTTCGTGGACGAGCAGGTCGAGGAAGTCGAGTCCCAGCGCTACCTGCTCGATGTCGCCAAGATGGCCGGCGACCGGCTCCTGCAGCTCGAAGCCGCCGTGTCGCACCTGCTCAAGTAACCGCGCGGCACGCAGCGCGTCCGGCCGCGGCCGCACCGGTCGCCGCCGGACGCCCGCGGGCCTACAATGCCTGGTATGCCCACCGTGCAGCGGGCCGGACACGGGCAACACGAGACGCTATTCGCGGGAGCGAGGCACGCCATGCGACGCGCGAAGATCACGATCATCGGGGCCGGCAACGTCGGGGCGACGTGTGCGCACTGGGCCGCGTCCAAGGAATTGGGCGACATCGTGCTGGTTGACATTGTCGAGGGGCTGCCGCAGGGCAAAGCGCTCGACCTGTACGAAGCCGCGCCCGTCGAGGGCTACGACGTGGCCATCACCGGGACGAATGACTATGAAGCGACCGCGGGCAGCGACGTGGTCATCATCACCTCCGGCATCCCGCGCAAGCCGGGCATGACGCGCGACCAGTTGCTCGAGACCAACGTCAAGATCGTCGCGGAAGTGACGGCCAAGGCCGTCGCCCGGAGCCCCGACGCCATCCTGCTCGTTGTCTCGAACCCGCTCGACGCCATGGTCTACACGGCGCACACGGTCTCCGGCTTTCCGACGCAGCGCGTGGTGGGGCAGGCCGGCGTGCTGGACACGGCGCGCTACCGGGCCTTCATCGCTGCGGAGATCGGCTGCAGCGTCGAGGACGTCCAGGCGATGCTGCTCGGCGGCCACGGCGACGACATGGTGCCGCTGCCGCGCTACACCACGGTCAACGGCATTCCCGTCACGCAGCTCATCGCTCCGGGCAAGCTCGAGGAAATCGTCACGCGCACTCGCAACGGCGGGGCCGAGATCGTCAACCTGCTCAAGACCGGCAGCGCCTACTACGCGCCCGCCGCCGCTACGCTCGCCATGACCGAGTCCATCCTGCGCGACAAGCGCCGGGTGCTGCCGTGCGCGGCATACTGCGACGCGGAGTACGGCGTGGGCGGGTATTTCGTCGGCGTGCCGTGCGTCCTGGGTCGGAACGGTGTCGAGCGGGTGATCGAGATCAAGCTCGAACCGCGCGAGCGTGAGATGCTGGATGCCAGCGTGGCGCACGTGAAGGAGCTGTGCGCCGCGACGACCAGGTTCCTGCCGAAGTAGCGGCCTGTCCTGAATTCATCAGAGGTGGAGTATGCCCCAGCGTGCGTTGCAGTGTGTGATGGCGTGGCTTGTCATCGGTCTGAGTGTCGAGGGGGTGCGGGCCCAGCAGGCGGCCGGCCAGAAGTCCGCGACGACCCGACCCGCCGTGCTGTGCCCAGTCACCGGCCAAGCCGTGGATCGCGCGCAGGTCAGCCGGTTTCGCGGCAAGTGGGTGTACTTTGCGACCGAGGCGGCGCGCCAGAAATTCGAGCATGACCCCTACGAGTTTGCCGACCGCGTACAGGCGCAGTGGGAGGCGGACCCGCCGCTGCGCGTGCAGGTCAAGTGCCCGGTGACCGGTGAGCCGCCGGCCGCGGACATCTACGTGGGCGCGGGCGACAGCGCAGTGTTCTTTGCCACCGAGGACGCCAAGCAGAAATGGCTCACGGACAGCAAGCCCTTTGCGCGACGGCTCGAGGCGGAATGCTACACGTTCCAGACGACCTGCGGTGCCTGTCGCGGAGAAATCAACCTCGCGGCAAAGCGCGATTTCGGCGGCCGCACGGTCTACTTCTGCTGCCCGGGCTGCGCGGGCGAGTTTGCGAAGGACGAGGCCGCCGGCCTGAAGCGCGTCGAGGAGCAGATGCACGCCAACAAGTCCGCGTATGTCCTGCGGCAGATCGAGCAGGCCCTCGCACGCCCGGCCGGGACGCAGCCCACCAGTCAGCCGGCCCCGGCGCCCAAACCCTGACGCTGGCCGGCGTCAGTCGGATTCGCAGATCAGCCCGTCCCAGGCCAGTTCCACTCCGGGCGGCAACTCGGTGCTGGCGGCCGCGTGGCCGAGTTCGTGCGCGATGTGCGTGAAGTACGTTCGCCGCGCACCGATCCGCCGGGCCTCGGCGAGCGCCTGCTCCAGGTTGAAGTGCGTCGGGTGCGGCCGGCGACGCAGCGCGTCGAGCACGAGCACGTCGAGGCTCGCGAGCTGCGGACGGATTTCGTCCGGGATGCCGCTGCAGTCCGGGCAGTAGGCGATGTTGCCGATGCGATAGCCGAGGACCTCGGTGGGGCCATGCGGGTAGGGCAGCGGCGTTACGCGCCGGCCGAAGAGGTCGAATGGCCCGGTGACCACGCGTGCCTCCAGGCGCGGCTTGGCGCTGGGGTAATCCGGATCATCCCGAAAGGCGTAGTCGAACATGCGGCGCAGCGTGTCCAGTGTCGCCGCGCTGGCGTACGCGGGCAGCACGGTGCGTGCCAGGTGGTTGAAGCGGCGCACGTCGTCGAGGCCGACGACGTGGTCGGCGTGCGCGTGCGTGAACAGCAGGGCATCCACGCGCGTGACCCCTGCGGCCAGACACTGCAGCCGCAGCTCCGGGGCGGTGTCGATGAGCACGTGGCGGCCGTCGAAGCTGACCAGCGCGCTGGTGCGCGTCCGCCGGTCGCGCGGATCGGGGGACGTGCAGACCGGGCAGTCGCAGGCAATCATCGGGATGCCATGCGACGTGCCGGAGCCGAGGATGGTCAGCCGCAGCGACACGCCGCGCCTACAGGCCTTCGCGGAAGGTGTCCCACTCCGCCTTCAGCTTCGTGTAGAGGGGGTCGCTGCGGTCTACATCGGCGATCCGCTCTTTCACCTGGCCATCGGCCGGATCGAGATAGACGAGCACCAGAGACTTGGCCTCGCGATAGCTGAACTCGCCCGCCTTGCCTGCCGCGCGGCGCAGAAGCACGGGCTCGTCGACGCGCAAGTCGAGCACGAGCGCGTCGGTCGAGAAGTCGACGCGTTCCTTCTTGGGCTTGTCGTCCTTGTCGAGTTCGCCGGTTTTCACCTCGAGGGCGTTGCCGATCACGTCGCCGACGCGGACCTTGAAGTCTTCCTTCAGCCAGTTGCCCTTGTACCAGGTGAACACGTCCACGCTGGCGGCGGGTTCGCCGAAGACCGGGCTGCGGACGAAGAAGTGGCGCTTGGGCGCGACCGTGAGCGGGGCGGTCGGCAGCGACCATTCGCTCGCCAACAGCGTCTGGTCGGCCTGCGACGGGTCCTTCAGCGAGGCCCGGCGGCCGACGTAGCGGTTCCAGAGCTTCACGCGCAGGCGGTAGCGATAGGTCTTGCCCGGCTCGACGGAATCGTCGTGGAACCAGACGGCGGGCTCGCCCTCCTTCTCGGGGTTCGTGACCAGGGTGATCTCCTGCGTGGTCCCGGTGGCCGCAGTCGGCGTGCGCCCGGTCTCCCGGCGCTGCTGGGCGGCACGGGCCTTGGCCACGTCGCGGAGAATGCGCTCGGCCTGGGTCCGGTCACTGCGCGACGCGTCACCGTTGCTGGCGATGCCGCGCGCAAGCTGCTCGGCACGGTCCCACTGCTTCTCCCGTACGGCCTTCTTCGCTTCGCGCAGATCCTCCTTGATGCCCCGGCCGGCGTCCTGCTGGGGCGTGGGCGTCGTGGGCAGCGGCGTGAATGGGTTGACCTGCCCGCCGCCACGCGGCCCACGCACCCCACGTCCCCCGCCGCGCGGTCCGGTCGGCGGTGCGACCACGGGGGGCGGCGGGGCTGTGCGCGGTCGCTCGTCGCCGCCCGTCCGCGCCGGCGCCGGTGTCTCTGGCCCTGGAATGTCGACGACAACCTCTTCCTCCTCCACCGGTTCGTGTCCGGGCAGCGGTGGGATCTCCCACTCGTCGCCGGCTTCCACGGGATAGAACGGGGCCTGCATGATGAGCGACTGGGCCCGCTTCACGAGTTCAAGCTTCTCGTCGAGCTCGGCCTGGTTGATCAGGTCGCCGCTCTTGTCATCGTAGATGGGGGCCGGGATGTCGAGCTGCAGCATCGCCTTGCCGGGCGCGACGTCCTTCCAATCCGAGTACTCCCCGCTTGCCGTCATTTCCTGGCGCTGCACGTCGATGCCGGCCACATAGGGTTTCGCGCGGTACGCCGCGTAGCCGGCCTTGGTCATCTCGGCTTGCTGGGCCTGCAATGGGAAGTAGGCCGCTACGGTGACCCACGAGAACCCGACGGTGGCCTCCTCGTCCTCGGTGGGCATCGGGTCGGCGCCTTGCGCGGTGCGGGCCTGCGGCAGTCTGGCGGGGCGGCGCTGCGCCAGGCTGATCCCGGTCCGCGCCACGGCCGCCGTGGGCCTCAGCGGCGTCACCAGCGCCACGTTGTCGACTTCCACGCCTTCCTCGAGCGTGGGCAGGGGCGTGCCGAACTGTGCGAACACGGGCACGGTTTTGGGTACTTCGGAGCCGGACGTGGCGTCATCGGTCCACAGGCCCTTCTCGAAGCTCTGCTCGAGCACGCGGGCGTATTGCGGGACGGGCTCGGTCTTGGGCTGTATGCTCCCGACGGCCCGTTTCAGATCTTCGGCCTTGCGCTGAATGGCCTCGTCCAGCTCGCGCGGCCCCAGCGCCTGCCCGTCAAACTCGACCTTGTTGGGCTCGAGCCCGAGGTAGTACACGCCGAGGAACAGCGTGAAGAGCACCGCCAAGCCGAGTATGCCCTTCTCCAAATGCAGTTCGACGAAACTCAACGAACCTTTCTTGGCCATGTCTGGTCCTCCAGAGCTCCGCGCGCCGCAGGGGCGGCCGGCTCGCGGGCTACGGGTTCGCGCCGGCGGCCGGGGCGGCGCCCAGCACCTGCAGCACCTCGGCCGGCATCATGCTCTTGTAGATCTTGCGGGCCATGTAACTTTCGAAATCCAGGGCCGCGCGGACCAGCGGGGCCTGGCCGTACAGATATCCCGCGGGGTCCACGCTGTCGACGACGGTGTATTCGGCGCCCACCAACTGGTAGAAATTCGTACGGGCGATCGCATCGATCAGTCTCAACAGCTCGCGCTGGTCGACGATTACGGTCAAGGTGACCCGCACCACGTCGAACTGCTCGTCGCACACCCGGTTCGTGAACGACGTGAGCGTCGCCACCTGTGCGCCGGCGGCGCCCGGACGCGCGGTGCCCGCCGTGAACGGCACCACCACGCCGCCGTTCAGGATGTATCCGTGTACCATGATCTGCTCGATGCGCTTTACCGGCATCTGGGCGACGCTGGCCTCGCTCGGGCCCAGTTGCTGGGCCGCGGCGTCGTTCACTTTCGCGATGGCGTCGACCAGGTCCTGCTGGATCCACAGGCTCACTTGGGCGTACCACATTTCGGCTGGCGTCGGCGCCGCGTCCGCGTCCGCGATCGGGCTCACGTGGAACGAGGTCTGCGGGTCGGCGTAGATGCGAATGTTGCGGGCCTTCTTGATCGCGGCCCGCCGGCGCACCTCCTCGCCGGCCACGCCCGTGGGCATCGCGGCCGGCTGCAGCGCGGCGCCGGCCTCGGTTGGCACCTGCCCCCCGGTCGGGCCGCCGCGCGGCCCGCGCACCCCGCGGCCGGTGCGCCCACTCGGCACGGGCGCCAGCGGCTGGGGCGTCAGCGGCTGCACCGGGGGCCGCGCCCACGGTTCCGCCGTTGGGGCGGGCGTCTCGCCCTCCAGCTCGCTCTTGCGTTTTTGCATGTCGGCCATGATCTCGGCCTCGTCGGCGAGATCCTGGTCGGTGGGCAGCGTGCCGGCCTTCAGGGACCGCGGCAGGTCCCAGATCGCGCGCGCGTAGGTCTGCTTGAAGCGATATTGGGTTTCCAGTTGCGCGGGCTTGGGGAACGCGCCTTCGATCAGCGGCTCGCGCTTGTTGATCCGCTCGGCGGTTTCCACGACCGTCTTGTATTCCTGCTCGAACTTGTGGCCGCGCTCCTTTTCCGCGTTGATCGTCTCTTCGTTCTGGGGGGCGCTCCGCAGCGTGCTGATCTCGCTCGCCGCCTGTTTGCGCTGCTCCATTTCTTTGATGACAGCGTCGCTCGTCATCCCCAGGACGGTCACGGCGATCGCGGCCAGCGCGACGACGCCACTCGCGAGCAACATCCAATGGGTCTTGATGAATTGCATGTCCAGTCTCCTGCTCGAACAGCGCGGTCCGCAGACGGCCCGCGCTCAACGACCATCTTCACGCGGCGCCGGCGCCACAGCTCCCCCGCGCGGGGGCCGCGGCGCGCCCGGTTGGCCGCCGGGAGCCGGCGTGCCGGCGGGGGACTCCGTGGGTTTCGTGCCGTCGGGCGGCGCGGCCGGCTTTGTGCCCAACTTGGCCATGAATGCAAACGACACTTTCCAGTCGCCGGACGTGTCCTCGCCCGTCACCGGGTCCAGCAACTGCGCGGTGCCTCCACCGGCGGACGGGGTGGCGCCCGGCGGCGTGTACGCCGTGGGCACGCTGGGGTTGTACCGCACCGGGATGGGGTCGCTGATGTACTTCTTGCCTTTTTCATCAGGGTCAGGGATGTAGAACCCGAGGCCGGGCGTCTGGCTCTTTTCGCGGAGGTTCTCAAAATAAGCCTCGGTCAGCCACTTGATGGCCTCCGCCTGCGTGCGGCCGTACAGCAGCCGACCTTCAATCCGCACGATGAAGCCTGCGCCTTCCGGAGCGCTGGGCGCCTCACCGCCCTCGCCCCCGGCGGGGGCCTGGAACTGCGGCATGGCGGGCGTGGGTGGCCGCACACCGCGCCCGCGGGCGGACCGCCCACCGATCGGTGGCGGCGTCGTGGGCGCCGCGGCGGGCGTCATCGGCGTAGCGGCCGCGGCGCGGGCCCCACCCCCGGACGCGGCGGTCGCGTCAAGCTGCGCAGGATCGAGCGCGGGCGAATACTCAATTCGCAGGGACTCGATGATGAACTGGCCGCGCGTGCGCCGGTCGAACCGGGTCGGATCGGAGGCAATCAGCTTCTTCAGTTCCTCGGCGGCAGTCACCTGCATGAGTTCCGGGGGATTGAGCGGCGGCAGCGCGACGCTCGGCAGAACCAGCAATTGCGGCAGCAGCGTTTTGTACTCCTGCAGCTTGAGCAGGTTGTCGATGTCCTTCTTGCGCTGGCTCGTGTCGGTCTGGGCCGTGTTGAACCCGTCGCGGAAGGTTTTGGCCTCTCGGACGATCTTGTCCGTTGTGGCGCGGGCCTGGCGCGCGGCTTCACTGTTGAGCGTCTGCTGATCGAGCGCGTTGGCGACGTAGGGGATGCCGGCGGCGATCAGCAGCGCCGCCGCGGTCGCCACGAAATAAGGGCGTTTCTTCTGCCAGACGGCGATGCGCGCCAGCTCGGTCGGCAGCAGCGACGCGCGGATCTTCGCCAGCCCGAGACCCTGGAGCGCCAGCCCGTACGCGGCCGCGAAGCTGAGGATGTTGTCGGTGAACTGCGGCGCGGTGATCGTCGCGGTCGGCAGGAGCTGGGTGAACTTTTCCAGCTTGGCGACGCCGCCCGAGATCGTCAGGTTGTTCTCCAGGTACTTCTGCAGGCCGGGCAGGCGGAAGGCGTTGCCCAGCGCCAGCACCTTCCGCAGCTCCACGTCGCGGTGCGACGAGCTGTAGAAGCCGATCGAGCGCTGGATCTCCGCCACCAGGTCGGCGAACACCGGCCGCATGGCCTGGAAGATCTGCCGGGCATACTTGCTCGTCGCGGCCGAGCGCTTGAGGTTTTCCGCCTTGGCGAACGAGAGTTTGAACGCCCGGACGAGTGCCTCGGTGAAACTGTTGCCGCCCAGCGGGATGTTGCGCGTCCAGGCGGCGTTCGATTCGACGATGATCAGGTCGGTGTTCTGGGCGCCCACGTCGATCATGACGGTGGCGCCGCCCTCGCCCGCCGCCTGCCCGTCGAACTGGCAGAAGTTGTAGAGCGCGGCCGGCACGGTCTGGACGCCGGCCGGCGCGATGTTCACCGCCGCGAAATAGCCCAGGTGCTTGCGGATCAGGTCCTTGCGGATGGCGAAGATGCCGACCTCGACATCCGGGGAGCCTTCGCTCGTGAAGACCTGGTAGTCCCAGACGACGTCATCGATGTCGAACGGGATTTGCTGGCTGGCTTCATAGCGCACCAGGTCGTGGATCTTCTTCGCGTCCTTTTTGAGGTCGATCGGCGGCATCTTGCAGAACCGGGCGAAGGTCTGCTGGCCCGGCACGCCGACGACGAAGCGGTCGCCTTGCCAATCATTCCGTGAGGCGAACTTCTCCAGCGCGGAGCTGATCAGCTCGTCCCGGTCCGCGTCGGGCTGCGAGAGGATTTTGGGGTGCTCGATGACATCGAAGGCGACGCACTCAACCTTGCCGCCCTCCGCCGGCCGGAGCTTGATGGCCTTGAGGGCACACTGTCCGACGTCGATGCCCCAGACTGCGTTTCCGGTAGCCATGACACGTACTCCTTGGGCGTCAGCCGGCCGGGCACCCGCGCATGCGGGGTGCGCACGTCTGCCGCCAAGACATACATCTTCCAGCGCCGCCGGTGCGGCGCAGGATCGGTCAGGTTGAACACTACACGCGTGGGGGGCCGCCGATCGTTTCGCAGCGGCTGCCGTCGGAGGTCTACCGCGACGGCCGTTCGGGGGGATGATATC
This genomic window contains:
- the ftsY gene encoding signal recognition particle-docking protein FtsY, whose protein sequence is MGLFDALKRGLTKTRDKLVTGLRGLLPSGRKIDDDLLDQLTDAMLAGDMGPRAVVSLVNEVRGAWKAGQIGEAQEILPFMKKRIADTWSAGERAVHFAAAPPTVIFVVGINGSGKTTSVAKLAYYLRQQGKSVLLGACDTFRAAAIDQLVIWAQRVGVDIVKHNPNSDPAAVAFDACEAAIARHVDVLLVDTAGRLHTQEHLMRELSKIQRVVQKRIPEAPHEVLLVLDATIGQNAINQAKIFSQSVQVSGLFLAKLDGSAKGGIVVGIRDQLDIPVKFVGLGETIDAIEPFDPEAFVEALFAGL
- the nusB gene encoding transcription antitermination factor NusB, which codes for MPLDERSQARILALQALCLFDALGDCFAESLDAFLRDRLNYADLGWKRGPRPKLLELARVRATGTWHARETCDQYLRQYVPDWSIERMQPVDRNILRLGLYELLECPKTPPAIVINEAIELARRFGGAESPAFVNGVLDHVRRGLAAASEPVEPSPPK
- a CDS encoding 6,7-dimethyl-8-ribityllumazine synthase, whose protein sequence is MTEVISAKLDAAPFRFGLVVARFNEFITSRLLEGAIDELTRHGANPEQITQVWVPGSWEIPLAAQKLAATGSYAAVICLGCVIRGQTPHFEYVAAEVAKGIAQVSLATGVPVTFGVVTADALEQAIDRAGAKTGNKGADAARAAIEMANLLVLIEKK
- a CDS encoding ferritin, producing the protein MALSKAMNAKLNEQITNEFYASQLYLAIACMFDDLSLKMLAKLYRKQTEEEREHALKILDYILSVGGKVKLQAIAEPTAKFANVQAAIGAALEHELKVTDQIHALVALAEKDKDYATQSFLRWFVDEQVEEVESQRYLLDVAKMAGDRLLQLEAAVSHLLK
- the mdh gene encoding malate dehydrogenase, producing the protein MRRAKITIIGAGNVGATCAHWAASKELGDIVLVDIVEGLPQGKALDLYEAAPVEGYDVAITGTNDYEATAGSDVVIITSGIPRKPGMTRDQLLETNVKIVAEVTAKAVARSPDAILLVVSNPLDAMVYTAHTVSGFPTQRVVGQAGVLDTARYRAFIAAEIGCSVEDVQAMLLGGHGDDMVPLPRYTTVNGIPVTQLIAPGKLEEIVTRTRNGGAEIVNLLKTGSAYYAPAAATLAMTESILRDKRRVLPCAAYCDAEYGVGGYFVGVPCVLGRNGVERVIEIKLEPREREMLDASVAHVKELCAATTRFLPK
- a CDS encoding MBL fold metallo-hydrolase; its protein translation is MIACDCPVCTSPDPRDRRTRTSALVSFDGRHVLIDTAPELRLQCLAAGVTRVDALLFTHAHADHVVGLDDVRRFNHLARTVLPAYASAATLDTLRRMFDYAFRDDPDYPSAKPRLEARVVTGPFDLFGRRVTPLPYPHGPTEVLGYRIGNIAYCPDCSGIPDEIRPQLASLDVLVLDALRRRPHPTHFNLEQALAEARRIGARRTYFTHIAHELGHAAASTELPPGVELAWDGLICESD
- the pilM gene encoding pilus assembly protein PilM; the protein is MATGNAVWGIDVGQCALKAIKLRPAEGGKVECVAFDVIEHPKILSQPDADRDELISSALEKFASRNDWQGDRFVVGVPGQQTFARFCKMPPIDLKKDAKKIHDLVRYEASQQIPFDIDDVVWDYQVFTSEGSPDVEVGIFAIRKDLIRKHLGYFAAVNIAPAGVQTVPAALYNFCQFDGQAAGEGGATVMIDVGAQNTDLIIVESNAAWTRNIPLGGNSFTEALVRAFKLSFAKAENLKRSAATSKYARQIFQAMRPVFADLVAEIQRSIGFYSSSHRDVELRKVLALGNAFRLPGLQKYLENNLTISGGVAKLEKFTQLLPTATITAPQFTDNILSFAAAYGLALQGLGLAKIRASLLPTELARIAVWQKKRPYFVATAAALLIAAGIPYVANALDQQTLNSEAARQARATTDKIVREAKTFRDGFNTAQTDTSQRKKDIDNLLKLQEYKTLLPQLLVLPSVALPPLNPPELMQVTAAEELKKLIASDPTRFDRRTRGQFIIESLRIEYSPALDPAQLDATAASGGGARAAAATPMTPAAAPTTPPPIGGRSARGRGVRPPTPAMPQFQAPAGGEGGEAPSAPEGAGFIVRIEGRLLYGRTQAEAIKWLTEAYFENLREKSQTPGLGFYIPDPDEKGKKYISDPIPVRYNPSVPTAYTPPGATPSAGGGTAQLLDPVTGEDTSGDWKVSFAFMAKLGTKPAAPPDGTKPTESPAGTPAPGGQPGAPRPPRGGAVAPAPREDGR